A part of Pararoseomonas sp. SCSIO 73927 genomic DNA contains:
- a CDS encoding co-chaperone YbbN, giving the protein MDSLLNPAPGGAPAEDVIKDGDQKSFMQDVVAASRQVPVLVDFWATWCGPCKQLTPTLEKVVRAAGGRVRLVKIDIDANRALVQQLAQLGLPLQSVPTVAAFWQGQIADLFQGALPESEVKKFIENLLKTAGGQMPSADLLAEAKQAVEEGDFQGALELYGALAQQEPENAAAMAGVARCLMELGEEDQAEQVLESLPAKLRDHAEVTAVRSALELAKAGREARGKLAEYESRLAADPNDHEARIDLAVALNAAGDRTAAADALLDAFKRDRTWNDGAARKQLLKFFEAWGFEDPATKAGRRKLSSMLFS; this is encoded by the coding sequence ATGGATTCCCTTCTCAACCCTGCCCCAGGCGGCGCGCCCGCCGAGGACGTCATCAAGGATGGCGACCAGAAGAGCTTCATGCAGGACGTGGTGGCCGCCAGCCGCCAGGTGCCGGTGCTGGTCGATTTCTGGGCCACTTGGTGCGGTCCCTGCAAGCAGCTCACCCCCACGCTGGAGAAGGTGGTCCGCGCCGCCGGCGGGCGCGTGCGGCTGGTGAAGATCGACATCGACGCCAACCGCGCCCTGGTGCAGCAGCTCGCGCAGCTCGGCCTTCCGCTGCAGTCCGTGCCCACGGTGGCCGCCTTCTGGCAGGGCCAGATCGCCGACCTCTTCCAGGGCGCGCTGCCCGAGAGCGAGGTGAAGAAGTTCATCGAGAACCTGCTGAAGACGGCCGGCGGGCAGATGCCTTCCGCCGACCTCCTCGCCGAGGCGAAGCAGGCGGTGGAGGAGGGAGACTTCCAGGGCGCGCTGGAGCTTTACGGGGCGCTGGCCCAGCAGGAACCGGAGAACGCGGCCGCCATGGCCGGCGTCGCCCGCTGCCTGATGGAGCTGGGCGAGGAGGACCAGGCGGAGCAGGTGCTCGAGAGCCTGCCCGCGAAGCTGCGCGACCACGCGGAGGTGACCGCGGTCCGCTCCGCGCTGGAGCTGGCCAAGGCCGGGCGCGAGGCGCGCGGCAAGCTGGCGGAGTACGAGTCCCGGCTCGCCGCCGACCCGAACGACCACGAGGCGCGGATTGACCTTGCCGTGGCCCTCAACGCCGCCGGGGATCGCACCGCGGCGGCCGATGCGCTCCTTGACGCCTTCAAGCGCGACCGCACTTGGAACGACGGTGCCGCCCGCAAGCAGCTGCTCAAGTTCTTTGAGGCATGGGGCTTCGAGGATCCGGCCACGAAGGCCGGGCGCCGCAAGCTCTCCTCCATGCTGTTCAGCTGA
- a CDS encoding LON peptidase substrate-binding domain-containing protein, with amino-acid sequence MPFHPRDLGGLPAEIAIFPLPGALLLPGGRLPLNIFEPRYLAMMEASLSNGRCLGMIQPDTGAPAGPTGPALYRVGCLGRVSSFAETEDGRLLISLTGLVRFHIAEELPMRDGYRRVRPDYAPFAADLARPAPPPMLNRPALLDSLRAYFRSKGIEANWEAIEGLEDGPLVATLAMVCPFDPVEKQALLEAADPTARAEALAAMLRMDSLPGPGQDMRPS; translated from the coding sequence ATGCCCTTCCACCCCCGGGACCTCGGCGGCCTACCGGCGGAGATCGCGATCTTCCCCCTGCCGGGGGCCCTTCTCCTGCCCGGCGGGCGGCTGCCGCTGAACATCTTCGAGCCGCGCTACCTGGCGATGATGGAGGCGAGCCTCTCGAACGGCCGCTGCCTCGGGATGATCCAGCCGGACACGGGCGCCCCCGCCGGCCCCACCGGCCCCGCCCTCTACCGCGTGGGCTGCCTCGGCCGCGTCTCCTCCTTCGCGGAGACGGAGGATGGCCGCCTGCTGATCAGCCTCACCGGCCTTGTCCGCTTCCACATCGCGGAGGAGCTGCCGATGCGGGACGGCTATCGCCGGGTGCGCCCGGACTACGCCCCCTTCGCCGCCGACCTGGCCCGACCCGCCCCTCCGCCGATGCTGAACCGCCCGGCGCTGCTGGACTCCCTGCGCGCATACTTCCGCAGCAAGGGCATCGAGGCGAACTGGGAGGCAATCGAGGGACTGGAGGACGGCCCGCTCGTCGCCACCCTCGCCATGGTCTGCCCCTTCGACCCTGTGGAGAAGCAGGCCCTGCTGGAGGCCGCCGACCCCACCGCCCGGGCCGAGGCGCTGGCCGCCATGCTGCGGATGGACAGCCTGCCCGGTCCGGGCCAAGACATGCGCCCGAGTTGA
- a CDS encoding Trm112 family protein, with the protein MSQTTPPAGDAAPAATPAATVDPRLLEILVCPVTKGPLRYDRAAGELVSEGAGLAYPIRDGIPIMLPDEARRL; encoded by the coding sequence ATGAGCCAGACGACGCCGCCCGCCGGCGATGCCGCCCCCGCCGCAACCCCCGCGGCAACCGTCGATCCCCGCCTGCTGGAGATCCTCGTCTGCCCCGTCACCAAGGGCCCGCTGCGCTACGACCGCGCGGCCGGGGAACTGGTGAGCGAGGGCGCGGGCCTCGCCTATCCCATCCGCGACGGCATCCCCATCATGCTGCCGGACGAGGCGCGCCGCCTGTAG